The window GAGGGCGGCGACGGCGCCGACGCCGGCCGAGAGCCCGTCCATCACGTCGATCAGGTTGAAGGCGTTCGTGACGCCCATGATCCAGAGCAGCGTCAGCGGGTACTCGACCCAGTCGGGCAGATAGACGAGCTGGATGCGGACGCCGCCCTTGACGAGGACGAGCGCGGCCAGCAGCTGCCCGGCGAGCTTCGTGCGCGGGCTCAGCGAGCCGAGGTCGTCCACGAGCCCGAGGACGAGGACGATCGATCCGCCGAGGAGCATCGCCAGCAGGTTCTGGTCGAAGCTGAAGGTCACGCTCAGCGCGACGAGGACCCCGAGCGCCACGGCGAGGCCGCCGAGGTAGGCGACCGGCTCCCGCTGCGTCTTGAGCCGGCCGTCCGGACGGTCCACGATGCCGAAGCGGAGCGCCGCCTCGCGGAAGCGGGGCGTGAAGAGACGCGCCGTCCCCCACGCGAGGAGGAGCGCGGCCGCGGCGAGGACGACGTCGAGCCATTCCATCGCGTCAGCTCCAGACGCCGCGCGGCGGCACGCCCCGCCGCCATTCGCCCCACGCGCCGACCCGGCGCCGATCGGCGCGGCGCGCGTAGAGGGCGCGCGCGAAGGCGCCGCCGCAGCCGAAGAGCAGCCGGCGCGCCACGCGCGGGCGCTTCAGCAGCAGCGCCGCCCACAGCGCCGCCTCGCGCGCGAGCACGAACGGCGCGTCGAGCAGCAGCGCGCCCCATCGGTCGTGGCGCAGCATCGTCAAGTAGCGGTTCCGCGCCGCCATCAGCGTCACGTCGTCGCCGCGCGAGAAGGAGCTGCCGAGCCGTCCCGCCTTCGCCCCGCCGCCGCGCAGGTGGACCGCCTGCGCCCGCGGCTCGTAGACCGCCTTCCAGCCGGCGCGCCACGCGCGCCAGCCGATCTCGAGGTCCTCGGTGAAGGCGAAGAAGTCGGAGGAGAAGAAGTCGGCGCCGTCCGAGACGTCGCGGATCATCGTGCGCCGATAGAGCGCCGCGGCGCCGCAGGCGGAGAGGACCGGCCCCGGCCGCAGCAGCGACGCGTCGAGCGGCCGCCCGTAGCCGCGGTCCACGACCTTGCGCGAGCGGCCGAGGAAGAGCCCCGCGCTGTCCACCGTCGCGCCGTCCGGCCGCATCAGCCGGCCGGCGACGATCCCGACCCGCGGATCGGCGAACGCCGGCAGCGCCTGGGCGACGAAGTCGGGCGCGAGCCGCGCGTCGGGATTGAGCAGCAGGACGAACTCCCCCCGCGCGAGGGCGAGGGCGCGGTTGTGGCCGCCGGTGTATCCGTGGTTCCGCTCGAGGCGGACGATCCGCGCCGCGTCGCCGAAGCGGCGCGCCAGCGCGTTCGGCGTGTCGTCGGTCGAGGCGTTGTCCACGACGATCGTCTCGACCGGCGCGCCCTCCTGGGCGAGCGCCGAGCGCACGGCCTCCTCCGCGACGTCGCGGGAGTTCCACGTCAGGACGACGATGCTGACGAGAGGATCGGGCATCAGTTCAGCTTCAAGGATCGGAGTCTCTGGAGTTCGTCCGGCTCGAGCCGCAGCAGCGTCGCCTCGAGCGGGCTCGCCGGCTTGTAGCCGTCCCATTGCCGCGCCCGCCGCGCCAGTTCCGCGAACTGCGCCCGGGCCTCCTCGATTTTGCCCCCCTCGGCGAGAAGGCGCAGCAGGTCGAGCCGCGCGCCGAGGTAGTTCGGCTCGAGATCGAGCGCGGCGCGGACGTCCCGCTCCGCCGCCGCGGCGTCGCCGAGGCTCGCGGCCAGGCGTCCGCGCCCCCGTCTGAGCGGCGCGCTCGTCGGCCGCGCGGCGATCGCCGCGTCCCACGCCGCGCGCGCCGCCGCGCAGGTCGAGCGCTCGGCGAGCGGACCGCGGCAGAGCGCGTCCTCGAACGTCGCGCGCTCCTCGAGGAACGCCGTTCCGCCGCGCGCCGCTTCGCCGGCCCGCTCGATCCCTTCGGCCGCGGCGGCCAGACGCCGCTGCGCCGGCCCGGAGGCCCCGCGCGCGACCGCGATGTGCGCGACGACGCGCGCCGGATCGAGCGCCGCGGCGAGATCGGGCCGCCCTCCCCGCTGCGCGAAGTCGGCCCCCCACGGCGCCGCCTCGCCCGCGAGCAGCGCGACGACCGCCGCGACCGCGACGACGCAGCGCGAGGCGACGCCGAGCCGCAGCGCCCGCGCCCCCGCGCGTCCGCCGAGCGCGCCGAGCAGCGCGGCCGACGCGATCGCGACGGCCGGACGCGCGGCGAAGAGGTCGTCCACCAGCGCGTGCGCGCCGAACGCCGCGAGCGCCGCCAGCGCGCCCGCCTCGGCGCCCCAGTCCTCGCCGCGCGAGCGGACGGCGCGCGCCGCCCGCGCGACGCACCAGGCGAGCCCCGCGAGCAGCAGGATCCCGCCGACGACGCCGAGATCGACGAACGGGGCGAGGAGGTCGCTGTGCGGCCCGAGGAACTGCTTCGCGTACTCCGCCGGCCCCTGCGGATCGCGGAAGGCGTAGCCGCGCGCCACGGCGGGGAACCCGCCCGGCCCGACGCCGAAGATCGGCCGGTCGCCGATCGCGGCGAGCGCCGCGCGCCAGATGCCGACGCGGCTGTACGGGAACGGCACGCCGTTCATGAAACGCCAGGCCAAGGCGCCGCCCCCGGCGGCGAGCCCCAACCCGACGAGGCCCCCGACGACCAATCGCTGCCTGCCGCGCGCGGCGACGAAGGCGAGAACCAGCCCTCCGGCGGCGAGCGCGAGCAGCGAGGCGCGCGCCGCGCCGAGCAGCCCCACGACGCAGAGCGCGCCGGCCGCCAGTCCCCAGCGGAAGCGCCATTTCCGGTCTTCGCCCAGCGCGTAGCCGCCGACGGCGAGTCCGGCGGCGACGAGGTAGGTCCCGATGTGGCCCGGATGAAGGAAGTCCCCCGCCGGACGGAGCGGGTCGGCGCGCAGCGGCACCTCGGCGTTGGCGAGATCGAAGCCGAGGAGGATCGCGCCGCGCTGCACCATCCAGAGCGCGCCGGCGAGCGCCGCCGAGGCGACGAAGACCCACAGCACGACCTGCGTCCACGAATCGTCGCCGCGCGCGACCTGCCACGAGAGGACGAGCACGGTCAAGGCGCCGACCAGGCCGAGAAGGCCGTCGCGCGCCATGCCGAGGTCGGGCGCGGCGAGCGTCGCCAACGCGGCCCAGAGCACGGCGGGAAGCAGCGCGACGATCGGGAGGAGCGGCAGCGAAACCTCCGGCCGCTCTTCGTCCGGCGCGCGCCGCGGCCACAGCAGCGCGAGGAGGCCGACGACGACGAGGATCTGCCGCCCGAGCCGCGCGCCGGGAAGCGCGCCCCCCTCGCCCCAGACCACCGCGAGCAGGACGAACGCCAAGGCGAGCATCGTCGCCGAGGCGGCGCCCGGGCGGAACCAGCGCTGCACGAGCGTCGCCGCCAGCAGCGCCTGCAGCCCGAGCAGCAGCAGGTCCCAAAGCTCCCAGTCTTCGTTCGTCGCCGGCGTCGGAACGCCTCCGTACTCCAAGGGGCGCGAGCCGAGCCCCGCGGCGGCCAGCGAACTCTCCAACGCCGACGCCTGCGCGGCGAGCGCGCCGTCCGCCGGATGGCGCGCCGCGGCGAGCCGCAGATCGACGAGCGCCGGCCCCGGCTCGCCCGCGGCCAGCTCGGCGTCGGCCGCGAGATGGAACCCCGCGGGCGAGTAAGGGTCGAAGCGCTTCAGACGCGCCGCGACGTCCGCGGCCGCGGCCGCCGCCGTCCCGCCCGCCTTCGGCGCGGCGGCGAGCAGAAGTCGCCCGGCGTCGAGCTGCAGCGCGGGGGACGCCAACGGAGAGCGGGCCGCCGTCAGCGCGTCGCGCGCCGCGCCGGCCGCGTCTCCGGCGACGAAGGCCGCGTCGGCGCGGTCGAGGGCACGGCGCGCGCGCGCCTCGAGCGCGTACCACGCGCCTCCGGCCGCGATCAGCGCCGCGAGCCCGCCGACCGCCGCGACGCGGACGACCCGCCGCGCCTTGGCGTTCCACGCGTCGTCCGGCGAAGACGACGACGCCGTCTCCCGCCGCCCGGCGGTCGGTCCGTCGTCGCCGAAGGCGATCCCCGCCAAGGCGGCGGCGGCCCACGAAACGCCCGGAAGGAAGAGCGTGAAGTCGAAGAGGTTGTGGGCGACGAAGGCGACGACCGCCGCCGCCGCGAACCGCCGCTCCTGGTCGGCCAGCGCGCGCCGGCGCCGCCAAGCCCACCACGCCCCCGCCGCGAGCGCGGCCGCCGCGGGCAGGCCGCCCTCGACCGCCAACTGCAGCCAGGCGTTGTGGGCGTAGACGGTCGGCAGATCGTCCGGCCGCGCCACGTTCGGATAGACGGCGCCGAACCCGCCGAGCCCGAGTCCGGTCACGGGGCGCTCCCGCGCCGCGACGACGGCGCCGCGCCAGTTTCCCGCCCGCAGACGCAGCGGATTGCGCGGATTCGAGAGGCCAAGATCGTGCATCGGGCGCGCGGCCAGCACGCCGGCGAACAGCGCGGCGACGGCGACGAGCGCGACGATCCACGCCGCGCGGCGCCGGCGCAGCGTCGAGAAGGCGAGCAGCGCGAGCAGTCCCGCGGCGCCGCCCAGCAGCGCGCCGAACGAACCGGTCAGGGCCAGCGCCGAGGCGAGCAGGACGGCCGCCGCCGCGACGAGCCACTTCCGCGAAGCGCCGCGCCACAGCAGGCCGCACGCGGCCAGCGCGAGGACGAGCAGTCCGCCGAGCGCCGCGGGGAGCGTCTCCGTGCCGAACGGCCGCTGGTCGGCGAGGCGCGCCACGACGTCGGCGGGCGCCCCCGCCGCCGCGGCCGCGGCGGCCATGCGGCGCAGCAGGAAGAGCCGCTGCGCGACGCCGAGCGCCGCCTGCGCCGCGCCGACGAGGCTCCACGCCAGCGCCCTTCGCTCGCGGGGCGCGAAGCGCCGCGCGCAGAGAAAGACGGCGACGAGCGGCAGCGCTCCCGCGGCGACGGCCAGCGTGCGCAGCGGGGCGAGCGAGACGGCGGCGTTGAAGGCGAGGGCGGAGAGGGCGACGCCGACCGCGACGAAGGACGAGCCGAGGCGCAGCGCCGCGAGCGCCGCGAGGACGCAGGCGAGCGCGCCGGCCTCGGGATACGCCTCCGGCGGAAACGCCGACGCCAGCGCCGCGGCGACGATCGCCGCCGCCGCTTCCAGGCGGACTCCGCTCCTCGCCTCCGCCGCTCCCATCATCTCGATCCTTCGGCCGCCGCGCCGCCCGCGGCGCTCGGTCCGCGCGGCGGAACGCCCGCGTCCCGCGCCGTCCCCGACGGGGCGCCGGGCGCGGGCGTCGGCGTCGCCGGCGCCAGATCGTACGCCGTCACGTAGAACCACCGCTCTCCGCCGGGGAAGAGCCACTCGAAGCGGCACGACGAAAAGAGCTTCCCTTCGAGATCGCCGAAGCGGGCCTCCGGCGTGCCGGGAATCGGCGAGACCGCGACGTGGACCTTCGGCCGCCGCCGCGCGGCGTACTCCCACTCGCGGCCGGCGCGGCGGAACGGCACGATCGCCGGCGTCGCCAGGCCGTTGAGGTCGAGCACGGGCCGGTCGGTGACCCAGCCCATCAGCCCGATGTCGTGCAGCGCGATCAGGTCTCCCGGCGCCGTGCGCCGCGCGACCTCGGCGGCGAGCGGCGCGACGCACTGGTCCATCGAGCGGGCGTAGGCGCGGGTCCGCGGCGCAACGACCGTCGCCGCGAAGACCGCCTCGAACGCCAGCGCGGCGAGGCACGCGCCGACGGCCACGGCGCGCCGCCGCGGCGCCGCCGCACCCGCCGCGCGGGCGATCGCCGCCGCGCCGAACGGAACGACGGCGGCGACGAGCGGCGCGACGTAGCGCGTGTAGACGACCACGCCGTAGAGGGCGTAGATGCCGGCCAGCCCCGCGGCGAACAGCAGCGCCGCGCGTCCGGACGCGGCGTCGTCGTCGGCCCCGCGCGCGCGGCGCAGCGCCTCCCACAGCCCCGCCGCGATGAACAGCGCCTGCGTCGAGCCGAGCACCGCGCCGGTGCGCGCGAGCGAGGCGACGATCCCGGCGAGGCTCTCCCCCGGCCCCTTGGCGATGGCGGTGGACGGAACGGGCGAGCCCCAAACGGCGAGCGAGAAGGCGAGCCACGCCGCGCCGAAGACCGCCGTCGGCGCGACGAGCGACGCGGCGCGGCGCAGCGTCCGTCCGCGGCGCGTCGTCCACTCCGCGAGCAGGACGGCGCACGGCAGAACGGCGAGCTCGGGCCGCGCCAACGGCGCGAGCGCCAAGAGCGCCCCGGAGCCCCACGCCGCGCGTTTCGACGTTCCGGCGTCGAGCCGCAGCGCCAAGCCCCACGCCGCGAGCGCGGCGGCGAGCCCCGCCTCCATCCCGCTCCACGACCAGCGGACGATCCACGGATCGAGCGCCAGCGCCGCGAACGCGATCCAGCGGGCCCGCTCCCCGCCCAGACGCCGCGCGAGCTCCATCCCGCCGCCGAGGGCGGCGAGCCAGGCGAGGGCGGAGAGCACTTGCGCCGCGGCCGGAGAGAGTAGCCCGACCTTCCCCCGCCCGAGCAGCGAGAAGAACCAGATCGGCGAGCTGGCGACGTTGACCGCCTCGCCCGCGTTGAAGCCCCATCCGCGCCCCTCGAGAACGTTGCGGGCCATGCGGAGGTAGATGTAGAGATCGTCGGTGCGGAAGACGCCGCACAGCAGCCACGCCGCCGCGAGCGCGGCCGGCGGCAGGAGCCACGGCGCGAGCCGCCGGACGGCGGTGGCGTTCCCGTTCATGGCGGAGATTGTGCGCCAGATCGCCGCGCCGCGGCGAGGGATCGTCGAGCCGCCGAGCGCTTCGCCGGGTGCGTCAGCGATCGGGGCTGGCGGTGAAGACGCCGTCCACGTAGACGATGTCGTTCTCGTAGTGATCGCGGCTCGCGCGCGAGATGTCGGCCGGCCCCATCGCGCCGTCGTTGCCGTAGCTGCGCAGCGTGTAGTCGTGCTGGTCGGTGCTGTAGACCAGATCGTGCCGCCACGCGTCCTGGACGTCCGCAACTTGGATCGCCCCTCCGCTGAGCGCGGTCTTCAGCGTGGCGCCGGCGCTCCCGTCCTGCGGCATGTAGGAGTAGTCCATCTGGTAGGCGTGGATCGCCGAACCGACGGTGCGCATCGTCGCCATCGTCTTCGTCTGCCGGGAGCGGTCGAGCGCCCCCCGCAGGTTCACCACCGCGATCGCGGCCAGGATGCCGATGATCGCCACGACGATCAGCAGCTCGACGAGGGTGAAGCCGTCCTCGCGTCGCCGGGCATGGAACGATTTCATCGCCGACCTCCCCTGCCGTCCGGATACAACACGGGCCGGGGACGGCGCCCGGAAGGCGCCGCGAGCCCCGGCCCGCGATGAATCGTTACTTCTGGACGCCTTCCGGCCACTGCACGAACTGCCCGCCGGAGAAGATGATCGACGCGGTGAACGCTTGCGTCGCACCGGTCGCAGTCGACGGTTCGCTGGAAGCGGCCTGCCCCCCCTTGCCGGTGGACCAGATCGTGTAGAGGGAGCCGTCGGCCGAGACGTAGCCCATCGGCTTCGCCCAGCCGTCCTTGACGGGCAGGTTCTTCATGTAGACCGGGGTCAACATGCCGGCCATCTGGCCCGTGCCGGTGTCGTCGCTGAGGGCCACGGCGGTGTGCTGCGGGTACTTGTTGTTGTCCACGGCGTAGGCCTCGACGGCCGTGCCGATGGAGCGCATGTCGGCCATCGTCCGCTTCTGCTTGCCGCGGTCGATCGCGTTGAGCAGGTTCGGAATCGCGATGGCGGCGATGATGCCGATGATCGCCACGACGATCAGCAGCTCGATCAGGGTGAAACCACGATTCTTCTTCATGTCGCGTCACCTCCCAGGAAGGTTCCCGGCGCTTCTTTTAGCAAACCTGCTGCCACCGCCCCGGAGGCGCCGCGACCCGCGGCGATGGCCGTTGTTGGGCGATATTTCCCCGTTTCGGCGACGGCCCGCCCGCGCGGGGGGCCGCAATTTGTCCCTGCCGTCCCGTCGCGGTGACATTTTGCGTCACCGCCCCCTCGGGATCGGCGTCCGGTTCAAGTTTCGTCCTCGTCGCCGCCCTCGTCACCACTTTTCCCGGCAAGGCCGAACTTTTTCGCGAAGTACCGGAACGACCGGAACGTCATGCCGAGGCGTTCGGCCGCCCGCTTCTGGACGCCGCCGCTCGCGGCGAGGGCCGCCGCCATCAGCGTCCGCCGTTCGGCGTCCAAGTGCGCTTCGAGGTCGAAGCCGTCGGGGAGCGCCCCGTCCTCGAGCCGCCGCTCCCCGCCGTCGAGCAGTTCCGGCGGCAGCGTCTCGACGCCGAGGTGGTCCCCCGCGGCGAGCGCCACGGCGCGCTCGAGCACGTTCTCCAGCTCCCGCACGTTGCCGGGCCAGGAGTGGCGCGCCAGCGCGGCGACGAAGCCCGGCGTCGTCCCGGAAATCCTCCGCCCCATCCGCTCCGCGGCGCGCGCGACGAGCGACTCGACGAGGTCCGGCAGGTCGTCCATCCGCTCGCGGAGCGACGGCAGGTGGACGCGGATCACGTTGATCCGGTAGTAGAGGTCGCCGCGGAAGCGTCCGTCCGCGACCAAGGACTCGAGGTCCTGGTGGGTCGCGGCGACGATCCGCACGTCCACCGGGATCTCCTCCGCGCCGCCGACCCGCCGGATCCGCCGCTCCTGCAGCACCCGCAGCAGCTTGGCCTGCATCGCGGCCGGCATGTCGCCGATCTCGTCGAGCAGCAGCGTGCCTCCCGCCGCCGATTCGACGAGGCCGGCGCGCGAGCGGTCCGCCCCGGTGAAGGCGCCGCGCACGTGGCCGAACAGCTCGGACTCCAGCAGGTCGGGCGGGATCGCCGCGCAGTTGATCGAGACGAGCGGCTTCTCGGCGCGGCGCGAGGCGCGGTGCAGCGCGCGGGCGGCGATCTCCTTCCCCGATCCCGACTCGCCGGTGAAGAGGACCGTGGCGTCGGTCGGCGCGACCCGCTCGATCAGCTCGCGCACCGCGCGGATCGCCGGCGAGTGGCCGGCGAGGTCGGACGAGACGGCGAGGCGCGCCTTGAGCCGCCGGTTCTCCAGCGAGAGGTCGTGCATGCCGAGCGCGCGCCGGACGTGCAGCCCCATCTCCTCGATGTCGAACGGCTTCTCGAGATAGTTCACGGCGCCGTGGCGCATCGCCTCGATCGCCGATTCTTTCGTGCCGTAGGCGGTGACGACGATCGACGGCGTGTCCGGAGCGATCTCCGCCGCGCGGCGCAGCAGCTCGACGCCGTCGATTCCCGGCATCGCCAAGTCGGTCAGCAGCAGGTCCACCGGCTCGGCGGCGAGCGTTTCGAGCGCGGCCTCGCCCGAGGCGGCGGCGAGCACGCGGTGCCCGTCGGCCTCGAGCGCGGCGGCGAGCATCTCGCGGATGCCCCGCTCGTCGTCCACGACCAAGACGACCGCCATCGTCAGCTCTCCGCCTCCGCTCCGCGCGCGTCCCGCTTCCCCTCGTCGCGCGGCGCCGCCGGAACGATAAACCGAACCTCCGTGCCGTGCCCGAGGCGCGAGACGACCTGCACCTTGCCGCCGTGCTCCTCGGCGATGCGGTAGACGATCGCCGCGCCGAGCCCCGCGCCCTCGCGGAAGCGGCCGTGGAACGGCTGGAAGAGGCGCGCCAGCGTCTCCTCGTCCATCCCCGGCCCCTCGTCGCGGAAGGCGAGCTGGACGTGGTCCCCGCCGTACCCCGCGACCTCGATCGTCAGCGTCCCGCCGTCCGGCATCGCCTTGAGCGCGTTGCCGGCGAGGTTCCAGTAGACCTGCCGCAGCCGGTCCGGATCGGCGAGCGCCTCGCGCCGCCCCGGCCCGTCCACGACGACGATGTTCTGCCCGCGCTTGATCTCCGGGCTCTTCCGCAGCAGCCGCGACATCTCCTCGACCAGCGCCAGCGGATCGCACGCGCGCGGCCGGAACGGCCCGGGGCGCGCGAACTCGAGGAAGTCGCGGATGATCCGGTTGAGGCGCTCCGTCTCGCGCAGCGCGACGTCGGCGAGGTTCCGCCGGTCTTCGGCCGCCCCCTTGGCGAGCATCTGCACGCAGCCGCTGATCGCGGCCAGCGGGTTGCGCAGCTCGTGGGCGATCCCCGCGGCCATCTCGCCGAGCGCGGCCATCCGCTCGCGCGTGCGGACCTGCGCCTCGAGCGAGGCGATCTCGCTCAGGTCCTGAAAGACGATCAGCCAGCCCGACTCGTCCGGCGCCTCGGCGCGCAGCGACGCCGCGGCGAAGCCGAGGAGCAGCTCCTCCCCCGTGCCCGGACGCCGCCACGGCCGCTCGAAGCGCGCCTTCTTGCCGGCGCGCTCCATCGCCCGGGCCTCCTCGAGGAAGCCCGGCGGCAGGCCGAGGAGCTCCGCCGCGGAGCGCCCGAGGACGTCCGCGGCGGGACACCGCAGGATCTCGAGGCCGGCGCGGTTGACGAACGCCGTCCGTCCCTGCGGATCGGTGGTCAAAAGGCCGGTGTTGATCGAGGCGACGATCTGCTCGTGGCGCGCCGTCAGGTCGGCCAGCGTCCCGCGCTGCCGCTCGATCTCGTCGCTCGCGCTCCGCAGGCGGTCGGCGAGCGCGCCGCCGAGCGCGCCGAGCAGCACGAGCCCGATCAAGTGCGAGACGACGGCGTAGATCACG of the bacterium genome contains:
- a CDS encoding undecaprenyl/decaprenyl-phosphate alpha-N-acetylglucosaminyl 1-phosphate transferase; amino-acid sequence: MEWLDVVLAAAALLLAWGTARLFTPRFREAALRFGIVDRPDGRLKTQREPVAYLGGLAVALGVLVALSVTFSFDQNLLAMLLGGSIVLVLGLVDDLGSLSPRTKLAGQLLAALVLVKGGVRIQLVYLPDWVEYPLTLLWIMGVTNAFNLIDVMDGLSAGVGAVAAL
- a CDS encoding glycosyltransferase family 2 protein, whose translation is MPDPLVSIVVLTWNSRDVAEEAVRSALAQEGAPVETIVVDNASTDDTPNALARRFGDAARIVRLERNHGYTGGHNRALALARGEFVLLLNPDARLAPDFVAQALPAFADPRVGIVAGRLMRPDGATVDSAGLFLGRSRKVVDRGYGRPLDASLLRPGPVLSACGAAALYRRTMIRDVSDGADFFSSDFFAFTEDLEIGWRAWRAGWKAVYEPRAQAVHLRGGGAKAGRLGSSFSRGDDVTLMAARNRYLTMLRHDRWGALLLDAPFVLAREAALWAALLLKRPRVARRLLFGCGGAFARALYARRADRRRVGAWGEWRRGVPPRGVWS
- a CDS encoding O-antigen ligase family protein, coding for MMGAAEARSGVRLEAAAAIVAAALASAFPPEAYPEAGALACVLAALAALRLGSSFVAVGVALSALAFNAAVSLAPLRTLAVAAGALPLVAVFLCARRFAPRERRALAWSLVGAAQAALGVAQRLFLLRRMAAAAAAAGAPADVVARLADQRPFGTETLPAALGGLLVLALAACGLLWRGASRKWLVAAAAVLLASALALTGSFGALLGGAAGLLALLAFSTLRRRRAAWIVALVAVAALFAGVLAARPMHDLGLSNPRNPLRLRAGNWRGAVVAARERPVTGLGLGGFGAVYPNVARPDDLPTVYAHNAWLQLAVEGGLPAAAALAAGAWWAWRRRRALADQERRFAAAAVVAFVAHNLFDFTLFLPGVSWAAAALAGIAFGDDGPTAGRRETASSSSPDDAWNAKARRVVRVAAVGGLAALIAAGGAWYALEARARRALDRADAAFVAGDAAGAARDALTAARSPLASPALQLDAGRLLLAAAPKAGGTAAAAAADVAARLKRFDPYSPAGFHLAADAELAAGEPGPALVDLRLAAARHPADGALAAQASALESSLAAAGLGSRPLEYGGVPTPATNEDWELWDLLLLGLQALLAATLVQRWFRPGAASATMLALAFVLLAVVWGEGGALPGARLGRQILVVVGLLALLWPRRAPDEERPEVSLPLLPIVALLPAVLWAALATLAAPDLGMARDGLLGLVGALTVLVLSWQVARGDDSWTQVVLWVFVASAALAGALWMVQRGAILLGFDLANAEVPLRADPLRPAGDFLHPGHIGTYLVAAGLAVGGYALGEDRKWRFRWGLAAGALCVVGLLGAARASLLALAAGGLVLAFVAARGRQRLVVGGLVGLGLAAGGGALAWRFMNGVPFPYSRVGIWRAALAAIGDRPIFGVGPGGFPAVARGYAFRDPQGPAEYAKQFLGPHSDLLAPFVDLGVVGGILLLAGLAWCVARAARAVRSRGEDWGAEAGALAALAAFGAHALVDDLFAARPAVAIASAALLGALGGRAGARALRLGVASRCVVAVAAVVALLAGEAAPWGADFAQRGGRPDLAAALDPARVVAHIAVARGASGPAQRRLAAAAEGIERAGEAARGGTAFLEERATFEDALCRGPLAERSTCAAARAAWDAAIAARPTSAPLRRGRGRLAASLGDAAAAERDVRAALDLEPNYLGARLDLLRLLAEGGKIEEARAQFAELARRARQWDGYKPASPLEATLLRLEPDELQRLRSLKLN
- a CDS encoding type II secretion system protein GspG encodes the protein MKSFHARRREDGFTLVELLIVVAIIGILAAIAVVNLRGALDRSRQTKTMATMRTVGSAIHAYQMDYSYMPQDGSAGATLKTALSGGAIQVADVQDAWRHDLVYSTDQHDYTLRSYGNDGAMGPADISRASRDHYENDIVYVDGVFTASPDR
- a CDS encoding type II secretion system protein GspG gives rise to the protein MIAAIAIPNLLNAIDRGKQKRTMADMRSIGTAVEAYAVDNNKYPQHTAVALSDDTGTGQMAGMLTPVYMKNLPVKDGWAKPMGYVSADGSLYTIWSTGKGGQAASSEPSTATGATQAFTASIIFSGGQFVQWPEGVQK
- a CDS encoding sigma-54 dependent transcriptional regulator translates to MAVVLVVDDERGIREMLAAALEADGHRVLAAASGEAALETLAAEPVDLLLTDLAMPGIDGVELLRRAAEIAPDTPSIVVTAYGTKESAIEAMRHGAVNYLEKPFDIEEMGLHVRRALGMHDLSLENRRLKARLAVSSDLAGHSPAIRAVRELIERVAPTDATVLFTGESGSGKEIAARALHRASRRAEKPLVSINCAAIPPDLLESELFGHVRGAFTGADRSRAGLVESAAGGTLLLDEIGDMPAAMQAKLLRVLQERRIRRVGGAEEIPVDVRIVAATHQDLESLVADGRFRGDLYYRINVIRVHLPSLRERMDDLPDLVESLVARAAERMGRRISGTTPGFVAALARHSWPGNVRELENVLERAVALAAGDHLGVETLPPELLDGGERRLEDGALPDGFDLEAHLDAERRTLMAAALAASGGVQKRAAERLGMTFRSFRYFAKKFGLAGKSGDEGGDEDET
- a CDS encoding PAS domain-containing protein; amino-acid sequence: MSVLRRLRYLNWGRIVAVTTLLVAAFMIELLFMPERPLRRLYFLAAAVYAAVAVYAALDRFFGDRPWLPAVNIAGDALLIAGFVVASGGALSPLSFLFALPVMVAAAVWGLRGGAFAAGGVWCLYGLIVLRDVLRLPSADLPPGRVIYAVVSHLIGLVLLGALGGALADRLRSASDEIERQRGTLADLTARHEQIVASINTGLLTTDPQGRTAFVNRAGLEILRCPAADVLGRSAAELLGLPPGFLEEARAMERAGKKARFERPWRRPGTGEELLLGFAAASLRAEAPDESGWLIVFQDLSEIASLEAQVRTRERMAALGEMAAGIAHELRNPLAAISGCVQMLAKGAAEDRRNLADVALRETERLNRIIRDFLEFARPGPFRPRACDPLALVEEMSRLLRKSPEIKRGQNIVVVDGPGRREALADPDRLRQVYWNLAGNALKAMPDGGTLTIEVAGYGGDHVQLAFRDEGPGMDEETLARLFQPFHGRFREGAGLGAAIVYRIAEEHGGKVQVVSRLGHGTEVRFIVPAAPRDEGKRDARGAEAES